The following coding sequences lie in one Pseudarthrobacter phenanthrenivorans Sphe3 genomic window:
- a CDS encoding LysM peptidoglycan-binding domain-containing protein, producing MSATPVSPSSRPQLLPVRQLLAESQERQEERPAPLPPLRLTRRGRVVLIGIPLVLLAALLLSLAGFFNSPAKASDSMADLAATPTVTVTVQPGESLWGIAASIAPERDARDVVADIVQLNNLPAGGVHPGQQLFVPVG from the coding sequence ATGTCAGCTACACCTGTTTCACCGAGTTCACGTCCACAGCTGCTTCCAGTGCGGCAGCTTCTCGCTGAGTCCCAGGAACGGCAGGAGGAGCGGCCTGCGCCGCTTCCGCCCCTGCGCCTCACCCGCCGCGGACGCGTCGTGCTGATCGGGATTCCCCTTGTCCTGCTGGCAGCCCTGCTTCTCTCACTGGCCGGCTTCTTCAATTCCCCGGCCAAGGCATCGGATTCCATGGCGGACCTCGCCGCAACGCCCACCGTTACCGTCACTGTCCAGCCCGGCGAATCTTTGTGGGGCATCGCGGCAAGTATCGCCCCGGAGCGCGACGCCCGTGATGTGGTGGCGGACATCGTGCAGCTGAACAATCTGCCGGCGGGCGGAGTGCATCCTGGCCAGCAGTTGTTCGTTCCCGTCGGATAG
- the lexA gene encoding transcriptional repressor LexA, whose translation MAAAAAGGRGTVQPKRTAKGLTPRQKKILETIQRSVNENGYPPSMREIGDTVGLASLSSVTHQLSQLEKLGYLRRDPKRPRAMEVLMPLTLDSGAAKTQGRPADAAAPGGATVTELPTALDTAMVPLVGRIAAGGPILADQLVEDVMPLPRQLVGQGELFMLRVAGDSMVDAAICDGDWVVVRRQADAANGDIVAALLDDEATVKTFRQRDGHTWLLPQNTQYEPILGDHATIMGKVVSVLRSL comes from the coding sequence ATGGCAGCAGCAGCCGCCGGGGGCAGGGGAACCGTGCAACCGAAGAGGACCGCCAAGGGCCTGACGCCACGGCAAAAGAAGATCCTTGAAACCATCCAGCGCTCGGTCAATGAGAACGGGTACCCACCGTCCATGCGTGAAATCGGCGACACCGTCGGGCTGGCAAGCCTGTCCAGTGTTACCCATCAGCTCTCACAGCTGGAGAAACTCGGCTACCTCCGCCGGGACCCGAAGCGCCCCCGGGCCATGGAGGTCCTGATGCCCCTGACGCTGGACAGCGGGGCGGCAAAAACCCAGGGCCGGCCGGCTGATGCCGCGGCGCCCGGCGGCGCGACGGTCACGGAACTGCCCACGGCCCTGGACACCGCAATGGTTCCCCTGGTGGGCCGCATCGCCGCCGGCGGTCCCATCCTGGCCGACCAGCTGGTGGAAGACGTCATGCCCCTGCCCCGGCAGCTGGTGGGCCAAGGCGAACTCTTCATGCTCAGGGTTGCAGGAGACTCCATGGTGGACGCAGCCATCTGCGACGGTGACTGGGTGGTGGTCCGCAGGCAGGCCGACGCCGCCAACGGCGACATCGTGGCAGCCCTGCTTGATGACGAGGCCACCGTCAAGACATTCCGGCAGCGTGACGGCCACACGTGGCTGCTCCCCCAGAACACGCAGTACGAGCCCATCCTCGGCGACCACGCCACCATCATGGGCAAGGTGGTTTCAGTTCTCCGCTCGCTCTAG
- the hisB gene encoding imidazoleglycerol-phosphate dehydratase HisB, with the protein MSTTGLNAAAARTARMERATSESSVLVEINLDGTGVSDIDTSVPFYDHMLTALCKHSLIDMTVKATGDIHIDVHHTVEDVAITFGEVLRTALGNKAGIRRFGEATVPLDEALAHAVVDVSGRPYLVHGGEPAGQEYHLIGGHFTGSLTRHVFEAITLHAGICLHMNVIAGRDPHHIVEAQFKAFARALRAAVEPDPRVEGIPSTKGAL; encoded by the coding sequence ATGAGTACCACTGGATTGAATGCGGCTGCGGCCCGGACTGCGCGCATGGAACGTGCCACCAGTGAGTCGTCCGTGCTCGTGGAAATCAACCTCGACGGTACCGGCGTCTCGGACATCGACACTTCAGTGCCGTTCTACGACCACATGCTCACTGCGCTTTGCAAGCACTCCCTGATCGACATGACCGTCAAGGCCACCGGTGACATCCACATTGACGTCCACCACACGGTGGAGGACGTCGCGATTACCTTCGGCGAGGTGCTGCGCACGGCGCTGGGCAACAAGGCGGGTATCAGGCGGTTTGGTGAAGCCACAGTGCCGCTGGACGAAGCGCTGGCCCACGCCGTCGTCGACGTGTCCGGCCGCCCCTACCTTGTGCACGGCGGCGAACCCGCGGGCCAGGAGTATCACCTGATCGGCGGGCACTTCACGGGGTCCCTTACCCGCCACGTCTTTGAAGCCATCACGCTGCACGCCGGGATCTGCCTGCACATGAACGTGATTGCCGGCCGCGATCCCCACCACATCGTGGAGGCCCAGTTCAAGGCATTCGCCCGGGCCCTGCGCGCCGCCGTGGAACCGGATCCCCGCGTTGAGGGAATCCCCTCCACCAAGGGTGCGCTGTGA
- a CDS encoding SseB family protein gives MASNETGPGRTPQRHLPGHIAAALAGAGGAADSAGQPWAGRSLAGEHAKIHNFEDDDGTADAGYQAAVAALRNGTGEEAAVVAALATARVFIPIVAQLAEEADAGHGLQSDKQADMALVTLKAADGRTAMPAFTSAAALAAWHPGARPVAVYTARAALSAVAEGAELLVLDPGQEFTFVVRRPAVWALAQQRDWLPSYRDEDLAAEMGAAASGFPAVRSVELLPGRGVAARAADGTVVAGGGAGPELQVVLYLEDGLNAAGVQELVAGLQAQWSRNVLFGERVDSIDIKLRRANH, from the coding sequence ATGGCCAGCAACGAAACCGGGCCCGGCAGGACTCCGCAACGCCACCTGCCTGGCCATATCGCAGCGGCGCTGGCAGGCGCGGGCGGCGCGGCGGACTCAGCCGGGCAGCCGTGGGCAGGCCGCAGCCTGGCGGGCGAACACGCCAAAATCCATAATTTCGAGGACGACGACGGAACGGCCGACGCCGGTTACCAGGCCGCCGTCGCGGCACTTCGGAATGGAACAGGGGAAGAAGCGGCCGTCGTGGCGGCGCTTGCCACCGCCCGTGTCTTCATTCCCATCGTTGCCCAGCTTGCGGAAGAAGCTGATGCCGGGCACGGCCTGCAGTCCGACAAGCAGGCGGACATGGCCCTGGTCACGCTGAAGGCAGCGGATGGCAGGACCGCGATGCCGGCGTTCACGTCGGCAGCGGCGCTGGCGGCCTGGCATCCAGGGGCCAGGCCGGTCGCCGTTTACACAGCGCGGGCGGCCCTCTCCGCTGTCGCCGAAGGCGCCGAGCTGCTGGTTCTTGATCCGGGGCAGGAGTTCACCTTCGTTGTCCGCCGGCCGGCCGTCTGGGCGTTGGCGCAGCAGCGGGACTGGCTTCCGTCCTACCGCGATGAAGACCTTGCCGCGGAGATGGGAGCGGCAGCATCAGGGTTCCCCGCTGTTCGGAGCGTTGAACTGCTTCCCGGGCGGGGAGTGGCGGCACGCGCGGCGGACGGCACAGTGGTGGCAGGCGGGGGCGCCGGACCGGAGCTGCAGGTGGTGCTGTACCTCGAGGACGGGCTCAATGCGGCAGGGGTGCAGGAGCTGGTGGCAGGACTCCAGGCGCAGTGGTCACGGAATGTATTGTTTGGGGAGCGCGTCGACTCGATCGACATCAAGTTGAGGCGCGCCAACCACTAG
- the priA gene encoding bifunctional 1-(5-phosphoribosyl)-5-((5-phosphoribosylamino)methylideneamino)imidazole-4-carboxamide isomerase/phosphoribosylanthranilate isomerase PriA — protein MTTAPTDLPVLELLPAVDVVNGQAVRLVQGEAGSETSYGTPLEAALNWQQQGAEWVHLVDLDAAFGRGSNAELLREVVGRLDIKVELSGGLRDDETLEAALGLGVARVNLGTAALENPEWTRRAIERFGDKIAVGLDVRGTTLAGRGWTKEGGDLWEVLGRLEEAGCSRYVVTDVTKDGTLQGPNVELLRQMVEKTGKPVVASGGISSLDDLKVLRSLVPLGVEGAIVGKALYAGAFTLPEALDVAGRR, from the coding sequence ATGACCACCGCCCCAACCGACTTGCCGGTTCTTGAACTGCTGCCCGCTGTCGACGTCGTCAACGGCCAGGCCGTCCGGCTGGTGCAGGGGGAGGCCGGGAGCGAGACCAGCTACGGAACCCCACTGGAGGCTGCGCTGAACTGGCAGCAGCAGGGAGCAGAGTGGGTGCACCTTGTAGATCTTGACGCCGCCTTCGGCCGTGGCTCCAATGCGGAGCTGCTGCGCGAAGTGGTGGGCAGGCTGGATATCAAGGTGGAGCTCTCCGGCGGGCTCCGCGACGACGAAACCCTGGAAGCCGCCCTTGGCCTCGGCGTGGCCCGCGTCAACCTGGGAACAGCCGCCCTGGAGAACCCTGAGTGGACGCGCCGGGCCATCGAACGCTTTGGCGACAAGATCGCCGTCGGCCTGGATGTCCGCGGCACCACCCTGGCAGGCCGTGGCTGGACCAAGGAAGGCGGGGACCTCTGGGAGGTTCTGGGCCGTCTTGAGGAAGCCGGCTGCAGCCGCTACGTGGTCACGGATGTGACCAAGGACGGCACCCTGCAGGGGCCCAACGTGGAACTCCTGCGCCAGATGGTTGAGAAGACCGGCAAGCCCGTGGTGGCGTCCGGTGGAATTTCCAGCCTGGATGACCTCAAGGTGCTGCGTTCGCTGGTGCCGCTGGGCGTGGAAGGGGCCATCGTGGGCAAGGCCCTCTACGCCGGTGCCTTCACACTGCCCGAAGCCCTGGACGTCGCCGGCCGCCGCTAG
- a CDS encoding MFS transporter, protein MNFALYRELLAVRPIRRLLLVGMVARIPHSAAGVLLTLHIVLTLDQGYAAAGAAAAVMTIGIAVGAPWRGRRVDTVGLRTALIPSVISESVIWSVVPHVSYQWLLPLVFVGGLLTLPIFSVVRQSLGVLADGDQRRTAFALDAITTEIVFMIGPAAGAIVATSGFTVLGLTVVGVSTSLAGLFLMWFNPPTRSAGQAGESSLEERHAAEAAVVAAAPAHLQEPAAELAHAEARGGPGLRGRVAHNFAWFTATVAAVFAVAAGAGMVLSGTDVGIVAALELGGHQREIGIVFVFWCAASVVGGLVYGAMHRPVSPILLLLGMAALTIPMGFAHDTWTLAFVSILPGLLCAPVLSSASEKVADLVAEDRRGEAMGWYGSALTAGVALGAPLAGIFIDGIGPSGGFVSVGVAGVVLCFAGLVLQQRRRRAAV, encoded by the coding sequence GTGAATTTCGCCCTCTACCGGGAGTTGCTTGCCGTCCGGCCAATACGCCGGCTGTTGCTGGTGGGTATGGTTGCCCGGATCCCCCACTCGGCAGCGGGGGTGCTGCTGACCCTGCACATCGTCCTCACCCTGGACCAGGGATATGCCGCCGCCGGTGCTGCGGCCGCCGTCATGACCATCGGCATCGCTGTTGGCGCCCCTTGGCGCGGGCGGCGGGTGGACACGGTGGGCCTGCGTACCGCGTTGATCCCGTCGGTTATTTCCGAATCGGTCATCTGGTCCGTTGTTCCGCATGTGTCCTACCAGTGGCTCCTGCCGCTTGTGTTCGTAGGCGGGCTCCTGACGCTTCCCATCTTCAGCGTGGTGCGCCAGTCGCTGGGTGTACTGGCCGACGGCGATCAGCGCCGTACGGCCTTCGCGCTGGATGCGATCACGACCGAGATAGTCTTCATGATCGGCCCGGCTGCCGGGGCGATCGTCGCCACCAGCGGCTTCACGGTGCTGGGACTGACGGTTGTCGGTGTATCCACGTCCTTGGCCGGGTTGTTCCTGATGTGGTTCAACCCGCCCACCCGCAGCGCCGGGCAGGCAGGGGAAAGCAGCCTGGAGGAGCGCCATGCTGCCGAGGCGGCGGTAGTTGCCGCTGCCCCCGCCCACCTCCAGGAGCCGGCCGCCGAGCTGGCGCATGCAGAAGCGCGCGGAGGCCCGGGACTGCGCGGCAGGGTGGCCCACAACTTTGCCTGGTTCACCGCCACCGTGGCGGCAGTCTTTGCCGTCGCGGCCGGCGCGGGGATGGTCCTCAGCGGCACGGACGTGGGGATTGTTGCAGCCTTGGAGCTGGGCGGGCACCAGCGCGAAATCGGCATTGTCTTCGTCTTTTGGTGCGCCGCGTCCGTGGTGGGCGGGCTGGTCTACGGTGCGATGCACCGGCCGGTGTCGCCCATTCTCCTGCTGCTTGGCATGGCGGCACTGACCATCCCCATGGGCTTCGCGCACGACACCTGGACCCTGGCGTTCGTTTCCATCCTGCCGGGACTGCTGTGCGCGCCGGTTTTGTCCTCCGCGTCGGAAAAAGTTGCCGACCTGGTGGCCGAGGACCGCCGCGGGGAAGCGATGGGCTGGTACGGCTCCGCCCTGACGGCAGGCGTGGCCCTGGGCGCACCGCTGGCGGGCATTTTCATCGACGGCATCGGGCCCTCCGGCGGGTTCGTCTCGGTGGGCGTTGCCGGTGTGGTGCTGTGCTTTGCCGGACTGGTGCTGCAGCAGCGGCGGCGGCGCGCTGCCGTGTGA
- a CDS encoding ATP-dependent DNA helicase, giving the protein MTDLVADQATGTPGEQFVLELLDRAVAAMGGQSRDGQHEMARQVARAIETGDHLLVQAGTGTGKSLAYLIPLIAHALESNKPALVSTATLALQTQIVGRDLPRLLKAITPALDRPVKVALVKGRSNYVCLHKLEGGFPSEEPSEGQLFSLGEDTSVPHFAAAVGGPASQFGKEVVRLREWAEKTTTGDRDELLPGVTDRAWRQVSVTSMECLGAQKCPMAAECFSELARQDAAEADVVVTNHAMLAVSAFEGLAVLPEYDVVVVDEAHELQDRVTGAVSGQLSVAMVHAAAAGARKHTAITVDALNAAAANLELALAGVPNGLLPNGLNDEQLDCVDQLREACRAALSDSKGDSSTTADGGRQLARSRLLLILELCERLLAARENREVVWFSRASSFDPGQGYSQPDETAPALINIAPLSVAGKLREGLFAGHTVVLTSATLAIGSAFEPAAGGLGLVGDGAPSWTGVDVGSPFDYPKQGILYVAGHLPKPGRGASPEALAELEALIRASGGGALCLFSSRRAAEEAAEALRPKLDMTVLCQGDSTMTALVKQFADEPNTCLFGTMSLWQGVDVPGGSCRLVVIDRIPFPRPDDPLMTARSRAVAQAGGNGFMSVSATHAAIRLAQGAGRLIRSTGDRGVVAVLDSRLATERYAGFLRAALPPFWSTTDRKTAVAALERLAREHA; this is encoded by the coding sequence ATGACTGACCTCGTGGCTGACCAGGCCACGGGCACGCCCGGCGAGCAGTTCGTGCTTGAACTGCTCGACCGGGCTGTTGCGGCGATGGGCGGGCAAAGCCGGGACGGGCAGCACGAGATGGCCAGGCAGGTGGCTCGTGCCATCGAGACCGGGGACCACCTCCTGGTCCAGGCCGGCACGGGTACCGGAAAGTCCCTGGCCTACCTGATTCCGTTGATCGCCCACGCCCTCGAAAGCAACAAGCCGGCCCTGGTGTCCACGGCCACACTGGCACTGCAGACCCAGATTGTGGGCAGGGACCTGCCCCGGCTCCTCAAAGCCATCACCCCGGCACTGGACCGGCCCGTCAAGGTCGCCTTGGTGAAAGGCCGGTCCAACTACGTGTGCCTGCACAAACTGGAGGGCGGTTTTCCCTCCGAAGAGCCGTCCGAAGGCCAGCTGTTCAGCCTGGGCGAGGACACCAGCGTCCCGCATTTCGCTGCTGCCGTGGGCGGCCCGGCCTCCCAGTTCGGCAAAGAGGTGGTCCGCCTGCGGGAATGGGCGGAGAAGACCACCACCGGTGACCGGGACGAGCTCCTGCCCGGAGTGACGGACCGGGCGTGGCGGCAGGTCTCGGTTACGTCAATGGAATGCCTCGGGGCGCAGAAGTGCCCCATGGCTGCGGAATGCTTTAGTGAGCTTGCCCGCCAGGATGCTGCCGAGGCAGATGTGGTGGTGACCAACCATGCCATGCTGGCCGTCAGCGCTTTCGAGGGCCTGGCAGTGCTGCCCGAGTACGACGTCGTGGTGGTGGATGAGGCCCATGAGCTGCAGGACAGGGTTACCGGGGCGGTATCCGGCCAGCTTTCCGTGGCCATGGTCCATGCCGCGGCGGCCGGTGCCCGCAAGCACACCGCCATTACGGTTGACGCGCTCAACGCAGCCGCCGCCAACCTGGAACTTGCCCTTGCCGGCGTTCCCAACGGGCTGCTCCCGAATGGCCTGAATGACGAGCAGCTGGATTGCGTGGACCAGCTGCGTGAAGCATGCCGGGCTGCCCTCTCGGATTCCAAGGGGGACAGCAGCACCACGGCCGACGGCGGGCGGCAGCTTGCGCGTTCACGGCTGCTGCTCATCCTGGAACTCTGCGAACGGCTCCTGGCGGCCCGCGAGAACCGCGAAGTCGTCTGGTTTTCCCGCGCCAGTTCCTTCGACCCGGGGCAAGGATACTCCCAGCCTGACGAGACCGCGCCGGCGCTGATCAACATCGCGCCGCTGTCCGTGGCAGGGAAACTCAGGGAGGGCCTCTTTGCCGGCCACACTGTGGTGCTGACCTCGGCCACCCTGGCCATCGGCTCCGCGTTTGAACCTGCGGCCGGCGGGCTTGGCCTTGTGGGCGATGGTGCCCCCAGCTGGACCGGCGTGGATGTTGGGTCGCCCTTCGATTATCCCAAGCAGGGCATCCTCTACGTGGCCGGGCACCTGCCGAAGCCGGGCAGGGGTGCGTCCCCGGAAGCGTTGGCTGAACTTGAGGCGCTTATCCGTGCCTCCGGGGGCGGCGCGCTCTGCCTGTTTTCCTCCCGCCGGGCCGCGGAAGAGGCCGCGGAAGCGCTGCGCCCCAAACTGGACATGACTGTCCTGTGCCAGGGGGATTCCACCATGACCGCACTCGTGAAGCAGTTTGCGGACGAACCCAATACCTGCCTGTTCGGGACCATGTCCTTGTGGCAGGGCGTGGACGTTCCCGGTGGATCCTGCCGGCTCGTGGTGATCGACAGGATTCCGTTCCCGCGGCCTGACGATCCCCTGATGACAGCGCGCTCAAGGGCTGTAGCCCAGGCCGGCGGCAATGGCTTCATGTCGGTGTCGGCCACGCACGCGGCCATCCGGCTGGCGCAGGGGGCCGGGCGGCTGATCCGCTCCACGGGAGACAGGGGAGTGGTGGCTGTGCTGGATTCCAGGCTTGCCACCGAGCGCTACGCCGGGTTCCTCCGTGCTGCCCTTCCGCCCTTCTGGTCCACCACAGACCGGAAGACCGCCGTGGCTGCCTTGGAGAGGCTGGCCCGGGAACACGCCTAG
- a CDS encoding DUF1844 domain-containing protein: protein MSTPDSNSHVFEPAGPGDVSQQIRDISEVPAIEVITTAAVHLMSAAAVKLGLAAEENAEELKDLDEARKLITALAGLVTAAAPEIGSQHAGPLRDGLRSLQLAFREESLIPDAPGKGPGEKYTGAVN, encoded by the coding sequence ATGAGCACCCCAGACAGTAATTCACACGTTTTCGAGCCCGCCGGCCCCGGCGACGTCTCACAGCAGATCCGCGACATTTCCGAAGTGCCGGCCATTGAGGTCATCACCACCGCCGCGGTGCACCTGATGAGCGCCGCCGCGGTCAAGCTTGGCCTGGCTGCGGAAGAGAACGCCGAAGAGCTCAAGGACCTGGACGAAGCGCGGAAGCTGATCACTGCGCTGGCAGGGCTCGTCACGGCAGCCGCGCCGGAAATTGGTTCCCAGCACGCCGGCCCGTTGCGCGACGGACTGCGCTCCCTGCAGCTGGCCTTCCGCGAAGAGTCGCTGATCCCCGACGCACCGGGCAAGGGCCCAGGCGAAAAGTACACGGGCGCAGTCAACTAA
- the infC gene encoding translation initiation factor IF-3: MQFASGVLSHPRQPLFQLFMERKVAGYLVGQGTGIRRIPAGSPPAGPASDLSEAFDCSGNWGPSLFAGIHNNNRSFNISEPRINERIRVPEVRLVGPAGEQVGIVRIEDALRLAAESDLDLVEVAPQAKPPVCKLMDFGKYKYEAAVKAREARKNQTNTVLKEIRFRLKIDTHDYETKRGHALRFLGAGDKVKAMIQFRGREQQRPEMGIRLLQRFAEDVAEVGVVESSPRIDGRNMVMVVGPLKNKAEAKAEARRATQRAEAKAQNEAKASGRVDVSGNDQAPMTQSLADLLPEGFTVSTEPEAAAEAPAQEPAAAVEPAAVEPAPAEAPAKAAEAPKQEAPKQEAPKQEAPKAAPRAAAPKAAVPKAAEPKAAPAQPAAGEKPAAAAPKPAAVPAPPKPVARPAAPKPAARPAPKAAPKPVGKKNT; this comes from the coding sequence ATGCAGTTTGCAAGCGGAGTTCTCTCCCACCCGCGTCAGCCGCTGTTCCAGCTGTTTATGGAACGCAAGGTTGCCGGGTACCTGGTCGGGCAAGGAACCGGTATTCGCCGGATCCCTGCAGGCAGTCCCCCCGCGGGACCCGCATCCGATCTTTCAGAGGCCTTCGATTGCTCCGGCAATTGGGGGCCTTCTCTATTTGCCGGAATCCACAACAACAACAGGAGCTTTAACATTAGCGAGCCAAGAATCAATGAGCGTATCCGCGTCCCCGAGGTGCGGCTGGTCGGCCCTGCAGGTGAACAGGTAGGAATCGTCCGTATTGAGGATGCCCTGCGTCTGGCTGCCGAGTCCGACCTTGATCTCGTTGAAGTTGCACCTCAGGCCAAGCCTCCGGTGTGCAAGCTGATGGACTTCGGCAAGTACAAGTACGAGGCCGCGGTTAAGGCACGTGAAGCCCGGAAGAACCAGACGAACACCGTTCTGAAGGAAATCCGCTTCCGCCTGAAAATCGACACCCACGATTACGAGACCAAGCGCGGGCACGCACTGCGCTTCCTCGGCGCCGGGGACAAGGTCAAGGCAATGATCCAGTTCCGCGGCCGCGAGCAGCAGCGTCCGGAGATGGGCATCCGCCTGCTCCAGCGCTTCGCGGAGGACGTCGCAGAGGTCGGTGTGGTGGAGTCCAGCCCCCGTATTGACGGCCGCAACATGGTCATGGTGGTTGGCCCGCTGAAGAACAAGGCAGAGGCCAAGGCCGAGGCACGCCGCGCTACCCAGCGCGCCGAAGCCAAGGCCCAGAACGAAGCCAAGGCCTCCGGCCGCGTCGACGTATCCGGAAACGACCAGGCCCCCATGACGCAGTCCCTTGCGGACCTGCTTCCTGAGGGATTCACCGTCTCCACGGAGCCCGAGGCAGCAGCCGAAGCCCCCGCACAGGAGCCGGCTGCCGCCGTCGAACCTGCCGCCGTCGAACCTGCTCCAGCCGAAGCGCCCGCGAAGGCCGCAGAAGCACCCAAGCAGGAGGCACCAAAGCAGGAGGCACCCAAGCAGGAAGCCCCGAAGGCAGCTCCAAGGGCTGCTGCTCCAAAGGCTGCTGTGCCGAAGGCTGCAGAGCCCAAGGCTGCGCCGGCCCAGCCGGCGGCAGGGGAGAAGCCCGCTGCGGCAGCTCCGAAGCCTGCAGCAGTCCCCGCCCCGCCGAAGCCGGTGGCAAGGCCTGCTGCGCCGAAGCCTGCCGCCCGCCCTGCCCCCAAGGCAGCGCCCAAGCCGGTTGGCAAGAAAAACACTTAG
- the hisH gene encoding imidazole glycerol phosphate synthase subunit HisH, which translates to MSGQVLRDGAIIDPSASRKLPSPEGKPTVTVLDYGSGNVRSAVRALERAGAEVILSSKPEDVLNADGLVVPGVGAFETVMRELKAVDGIRLIGRRVAGGRPVLGICVGLQVLFEAGVEHGTEAEGIGEWPGKVELLPADVVPHMGWNTVKVPEGSTLFAGVENERFYFVHSYGVQEWNFDVIQPRMAPPLVTWSEHGAPFIAAVENGPLCATQFHPEKSGDAGARLLRNWVQALRKPEATPEPGTTETPADGSA; encoded by the coding sequence GTGAGCGGCCAGGTCCTGCGCGACGGCGCCATCATCGACCCTTCAGCCTCACGGAAGCTCCCTTCTCCGGAAGGGAAACCCACTGTTACCGTGCTGGACTACGGTTCCGGTAATGTGCGGTCGGCGGTCCGTGCCCTGGAACGGGCGGGGGCTGAGGTTATCCTGAGCTCCAAGCCCGAGGATGTCCTGAACGCGGACGGCCTGGTGGTTCCCGGCGTAGGTGCCTTCGAAACCGTCATGCGGGAGCTCAAGGCGGTGGACGGTATCCGCCTTATCGGCCGGCGCGTAGCCGGGGGACGCCCGGTCCTGGGCATCTGCGTGGGACTGCAGGTTCTCTTCGAAGCGGGTGTCGAGCACGGCACCGAGGCGGAAGGGATCGGCGAGTGGCCCGGAAAGGTGGAGCTCCTGCCAGCCGATGTGGTGCCCCACATGGGCTGGAACACCGTCAAGGTACCCGAGGGTTCAACGCTGTTCGCAGGGGTCGAGAACGAGCGGTTCTACTTCGTGCACTCGTACGGTGTGCAGGAATGGAACTTCGACGTCATCCAGCCAAGGATGGCCCCGCCCCTGGTCACCTGGTCAGAACACGGCGCACCGTTCATCGCAGCCGTGGAGAACGGGCCGCTGTGTGCAACCCAGTTCCACCCGGAGAAGTCCGGCGACGCCGGAGCCCGGCTGCTGCGTAACTGGGTGCAGGCCCTGCGCAAGCCGGAGGCCACCCCGGAGCCGGGCACCACAGAGACTCCCGCGGACGGCTCCGCCTAG
- a CDS encoding histidinol-phosphate transaminase translates to MNDQLERLNRLPLRSNLRGLTPYGAPQLDVPILLNVNENTHGVPADVRAAISEAVTEAAAGLNRYPDREFTELRKALAEYLGHGLDESNLWAANGSNEVLQQVLQAFGGPGRTALGFPPTYSMYPLLASGTDTEYVVGERAEGYGLSAESAARQVKELQPNIVFLCSPNNPTGTGLGLDVVEAVYEAGEASQAIVIVDEAYHEFAHDGTPSALTLLPGRERLIVSRTMSKAFALAGARLGYMAAAPEVTDAIRLVRLPYHLSAITQATALAALRHREALMADVEDIKKQRDRIVSELTRMGLKPAASDSNYVFFGGLEDPHRVWQELLDAGVLIRDVGISGHLRVTAGTETETTAFLTSLESILASRATLPA, encoded by the coding sequence GTGAATGACCAGCTAGAGCGCCTGAACCGGCTTCCCCTCCGCAGTAACCTCCGTGGCCTGACCCCCTACGGGGCGCCGCAGCTGGACGTCCCCATTCTCCTCAACGTGAACGAGAATACCCATGGTGTCCCCGCGGACGTCAGGGCGGCCATCAGCGAAGCCGTAACTGAAGCCGCAGCAGGCCTCAACCGCTACCCGGACCGGGAGTTCACCGAACTCCGGAAGGCCCTGGCCGAATACCTGGGGCACGGGCTGGATGAATCCAACCTGTGGGCCGCGAACGGATCAAACGAAGTCCTTCAGCAGGTACTGCAGGCATTTGGCGGCCCCGGCCGCACAGCCCTTGGCTTTCCTCCCACGTACTCCATGTATCCGCTGCTGGCCAGCGGCACCGATACCGAATACGTGGTGGGCGAGCGGGCTGAGGGCTACGGACTGAGTGCTGAATCCGCAGCGCGGCAGGTCAAGGAGCTGCAGCCCAATATCGTCTTCCTTTGCTCCCCGAACAACCCCACTGGAACAGGGCTCGGGCTCGATGTGGTGGAAGCCGTGTATGAGGCTGGCGAAGCCAGCCAAGCCATTGTCATTGTGGACGAGGCCTACCATGAGTTCGCCCACGACGGAACGCCCAGTGCGCTGACACTGCTTCCCGGCCGGGAGCGGCTCATCGTATCCCGGACCATGAGCAAGGCCTTCGCCCTGGCCGGCGCGCGGCTTGGTTACATGGCAGCAGCGCCTGAAGTCACCGACGCCATCCGCCTGGTCCGTCTCCCGTACCATCTCTCCGCCATCACACAGGCCACCGCCCTCGCCGCCCTCCGGCATCGTGAGGCGCTCATGGCGGATGTCGAGGACATCAAGAAGCAGCGGGACCGCATCGTGTCCGAGCTCACGCGGATGGGCCTCAAGCCCGCTGCATCGGATTCGAACTACGTCTTCTTCGGCGGCCTGGAGGACCCGCACCGGGTGTGGCAGGAACTGCTGGACGCCGGCGTGCTGATCCGGGACGTCGGGATCTCCGGCCATCTTCGCGTGACGGCCGGAACTGAGACTGAAACCACAGCATTCCTGACGTCCCTGGAAAGCATCCTTGCAAGCCGGGCCACCCTTCCGGCCTAG